The proteins below are encoded in one region of Pseudomonas helmanticensis:
- a CDS encoding carbon-nitrogen hydrolase family protein, with translation MKVELAQLAGRDNGTAYNLERALTAIAACAADTQLLVFPETHLMGFPSAETVAQTAEPVDGPTVSAVLAAARERNIAVVIGMAENDNGRFFNTTLLITPEGIALKYRKTHLWASDRGVFEAGDRYATCEWNGVRVGLLICYDIEFPETARALAQLGVELLIVTNGNMDPYGPTHRTAIMARAQENQAFALMVNRVEAGDDGLMFAGGSALVDPLGSLLFEAGREQGQFSVELDFTQLAIARKDYRYLDDQRLKLPGQVVERGDGVRELLIPHR, from the coding sequence ATGAAAGTCGAACTCGCCCAACTGGCGGGCCGTGACAATGGCACGGCATACAACCTCGAACGCGCGCTGACGGCGATTGCCGCGTGTGCTGCCGACACACAATTGCTGGTGTTCCCGGAAACCCACCTGATGGGCTTCCCGAGCGCCGAGACTGTCGCGCAAACCGCCGAGCCAGTCGATGGGCCGACCGTCAGTGCGGTGCTGGCGGCCGCTCGCGAGCGCAACATTGCGGTGGTGATCGGCATGGCCGAGAACGACAACGGGCGCTTCTTCAACACCACGTTATTGATCACGCCTGAAGGCATCGCCCTGAAATACCGCAAGACGCATCTGTGGGCGTCGGATCGCGGTGTGTTCGAGGCCGGCGACCGTTACGCCACCTGCGAGTGGAACGGGGTGCGCGTCGGCCTGTTGATCTGCTACGACATCGAGTTCCCGGAAACCGCGCGTGCCCTGGCGCAACTGGGTGTCGAGTTGCTGATCGTGACCAACGGCAACATGGACCCGTACGGCCCGACGCACCGCACCGCGATCATGGCCCGCGCCCAGGAAAACCAGGCGTTTGCGCTGATGGTCAACCGCGTGGAAGCAGGCGATGACGGCTTGATGTTTGCCGGTGGCAGTGCGCTGGTGGATCCGCTCGGTTCGCTGCTGTTTGAAGCCGGACGTGAGCAAGGACAGTTCAGCGTCGAGCTGGATTTCACTCAGCTGGCCATTGCGCGCAAGGATTACCGTTATCTCGATGACCAGCGATTGAAGTTGCCGGGGCAGGTGGTGGAGCGCGGCGATGGTGTTCGCGAATTGTTGATTCCACACCGTTAA
- a CDS encoding helix-turn-helix transcriptional regulator, producing the protein MTLSFDDITWHRAVGQLIDALDKPNFWAQLVRLLDQYVPFDSWVALLFSADQHPQVFAECPGEDGSPDQLFQDYLRGLYLLDPFYIACREQSRTGLYRLSEVAPEHFELTEYYQRYFRLNVVADEIQFNCQLEGERTLCLSLGSEKRFSAEQIALLSLIQPWVLGLLRQRLPYEINETVALAATPAQPDWRVQLEASVQQLKGAQLTARELDVGRLMLSGCSSKEIARKLEISVETVKVHKKHMYSKLGIKSQSELFSIFLQAQNA; encoded by the coding sequence ATGACACTCTCGTTTGACGACATCACTTGGCACCGCGCCGTCGGGCAACTGATCGACGCGCTCGACAAGCCAAATTTCTGGGCGCAACTGGTGCGCCTGCTGGATCAGTACGTGCCGTTCGATAGCTGGGTAGCGTTGCTGTTCAGTGCCGATCAGCACCCGCAAGTCTTTGCCGAATGCCCCGGTGAAGATGGCAGTCCTGACCAGTTGTTTCAGGATTATCTGCGTGGTTTGTATCTGCTCGACCCGTTTTACATTGCCTGCCGCGAGCAATCGCGCACCGGTTTGTATCGCCTGTCGGAGGTTGCCCCGGAGCATTTCGAGCTGACCGAGTATTACCAGCGATACTTTCGTCTGAATGTGGTGGCCGACGAAATCCAGTTCAATTGCCAGCTCGAAGGTGAGCGCACGTTGTGCCTGTCACTGGGCAGCGAAAAGCGTTTCAGCGCTGAGCAGATTGCCCTGCTGTCGTTGATTCAGCCGTGGGTGCTCGGCCTGTTACGCCAGCGGCTACCCTATGAAATCAACGAAACCGTAGCGCTCGCCGCCACACCTGCGCAGCCAGACTGGCGCGTGCAACTGGAAGCGTCGGTGCAGCAACTCAAGGGCGCGCAACTGACCGCCCGGGAACTGGACGTCGGGCGTTTGATGCTCAGCGGTTGCTCCAGTAAAGAGATCGCCCGTAAGCTGGAAATCTCCGTAGAAACCGTGAAAGTCCATAAGAAACACATGTACAGCAAGCTGGGGATCAAATCCCAGTCCGAGCTGTTTTCGATTTTTCTTCAGGCACAAAACGCCTGA